One segment of Acidimicrobiales bacterium DNA contains the following:
- a CDS encoding family 1 glycosylhydrolase yields MSQPDFLWGVTDSSLSVEGVAPTADWSRWERDGRVPTSGDGAGFAIDHADDLRLTAALGFTDVRITVEWARLEPRPGVVDTDALDQAREVLTAAVEAKLRPWVTLVHGTLPGWFADDERGFAEPASRSSWWARHVDRTAEALEDLAAGWVPIEDPIGSAFRGHLLGIRPPGRTNPEAAQVAIEGALEATFEAWRLLQSGDAPVMGVFGAPSVFATSPEGTIGGDRVRSQAGQQALDLARDQTLHWEQVLWDPWLRALSDGEMAWPWRSPVDRPELANAFDLVGVVGDHPVALDGNGTTWPYPAGARVDATGGAPLPEELGVALRRIHDRLDEQKLVVAGWGVSTTDDDWRNELLRDVVAQVESAAVDGIPVVGLFHDALLDGYSTAGWGPVPGFAGPRGLVTRNRRLKESGRWLSEHITGRPPAGSLS; encoded by the coding sequence ATGAGCCAACCGGACTTTCTATGGGGGGTGACCGACTCGTCCCTGTCGGTCGAGGGGGTGGCACCGACCGCCGACTGGTCGCGCTGGGAACGAGACGGACGAGTACCGACCTCAGGTGACGGAGCCGGGTTCGCCATCGACCACGCCGACGACCTCCGGCTGACCGCCGCACTGGGATTTACCGACGTCCGCATCACCGTCGAGTGGGCCCGACTCGAACCCCGACCGGGGGTGGTCGACACCGACGCGCTGGACCAGGCCCGGGAGGTCTTGACTGCCGCCGTCGAGGCAAAGCTACGACCATGGGTCACGTTGGTCCACGGGACGCTCCCCGGGTGGTTCGCTGACGACGAGCGAGGGTTCGCCGAGCCAGCGAGCCGAAGCAGCTGGTGGGCCCGCCACGTCGATCGCACCGCCGAGGCCCTCGAGGATCTGGCCGCCGGCTGGGTCCCCATCGAGGACCCCATCGGATCAGCCTTCCGGGGCCACCTGCTAGGTATCCGCCCCCCCGGTAGGACCAACCCCGAGGCGGCCCAGGTCGCTATCGAGGGCGCACTCGAAGCAACCTTCGAAGCGTGGCGCCTCCTGCAGAGCGGTGACGCTCCGGTCATGGGCGTATTCGGCGCGCCGTCAGTGTTCGCCACATCCCCCGAGGGAACCATCGGTGGGGACCGGGTCAGGAGTCAGGCCGGGCAGCAGGCTCTGGACCTGGCCCGTGACCAGACCCTCCACTGGGAGCAGGTGCTCTGGGATCCGTGGCTGCGGGCCCTGAGCGACGGTGAGATGGCCTGGCCTTGGCGCTCTCCGGTGGACCGGCCGGAGTTGGCCAACGCCTTCGACCTGGTGGGCGTGGTCGGGGACCATCCGGTCGCCCTGGATGGCAACGGGACCACGTGGCCCTACCCGGCAGGTGCCCGGGTCGACGCCACCGGTGGAGCGCCCCTCCCCGAGGAACTCGGCGTGGCCCTCCGGAGGATCCACGACCGGCTCGATGAGCAGAAACTCGTAGTCGCCGGATGGGGCGTGTCCACGACCGACGATGACTGGCGCAACGAGTTGCTGCGCGACGTCGTCGCCCAGGTTGAGTCGGCGGCGGTCGACGGGATACCGGTCGTGGGCTTGTTCCACGACGCGCTCCTCGACGGTTACTCCACCGCAGGCTGGGGGCCGGTCCCGGGCTTTGCCGGGCCCCGCGGGCTAGTGACCAGGAATCGACGGCTCAAGGAGAGCGGACGCTGGCTCTCCGAGCACATCACCGGCCGACCACCGGCCGGCTCCCTGTCCTAG
- a CDS encoding MaoC/PaaZ C-terminal domain-containing protein, whose protein sequence is MPINPDAVGSVGEPTEISWTSKQSLLYSLGIGAGVADPTGFELEFTTENSDGINQRSFPTQGVVMGGGGTPDFGSFNPVFLLHAEQSITCHREIPAEGTGIATGKIGPIWDKGKAALVYLETDVTDSDGKPLWSTSAGLFLGGEGGWGGDRGPSADWAAPDRGADHVVSYATRADQALLYRLNGDRNPLHSDPTFASAAGFDKPILHGLCTYGFTGRALLHATCGSDPGRFGGMGGRFKSPVMPGEVLDVHVWEVDDTTVLFQTRVGDRVVFDSGVMERRP, encoded by the coding sequence ATGCCCATCAACCCAGACGCCGTTGGATCAGTCGGCGAACCGACCGAGATCTCCTGGACCTCCAAGCAGAGCCTGCTGTACTCCCTCGGTATCGGTGCCGGCGTGGCCGACCCGACTGGCTTCGAACTGGAGTTCACGACCGAGAACTCCGATGGGATCAACCAGCGGTCCTTTCCGACCCAGGGTGTGGTCATGGGCGGAGGCGGAACCCCCGACTTCGGTAGCTTCAACCCGGTCTTCCTGCTACACGCTGAACAGTCCATCACCTGTCACCGGGAGATTCCCGCCGAGGGCACCGGCATCGCCACCGGGAAGATCGGCCCGATCTGGGACAAAGGCAAGGCGGCGCTCGTCTACCTCGAGACCGACGTGACCGACTCCGATGGCAAACCACTGTGGTCGACCAGCGCCGGGCTCTTTCTGGGCGGCGAGGGCGGCTGGGGCGGGGACCGTGGCCCGTCAGCCGACTGGGCGGCGCCGGACCGTGGTGCCGACCATGTCGTCTCCTACGCCACCCGGGCCGACCAGGCCCTGCTGTACCGCCTCAACGGCGACCGCAACCCGCTGCACTCCGACCCGACGTTCGCCTCGGCCGCCGGCTTCGACAAGCCGATCCTCCACGGCTTGTGCACCTATGGATTCACCGGCAGGGCACTGCTCCACGCGACATGTGGTTCGGACCCGGGTCGATTCGGCGGCATGGGCGGCCGATTCAAGTCGCCGGTCATGCCCGGCGAGGTACTCGACGTCCATGTGTGGGAGGTCGACGACACCACCGTCCTCTTCCAGACCCGGGTCGGCGACCGCGTGGTCTTCGACTCCGGTGTGATGGAACGCCGCCCCTAG
- a CDS encoding WhiB family transcriptional regulator, which yields MGIIAKPDLDTDWKDSSNCLGVDPDLFFPERGASTREAKEVCRGCIVQEDCLEYALANGEKFGIWGGMSERERRRIRRQRALERQAAARTAEAV from the coding sequence ATGGGGATCATCGCAAAGCCCGACCTGGATACCGATTGGAAGGATTCGTCGAACTGTCTCGGTGTGGATCCCGACCTGTTCTTTCCCGAGCGTGGGGCGAGTACGCGAGAAGCCAAGGAGGTGTGCCGGGGCTGCATCGTGCAGGAGGACTGCTTGGAGTATGCGCTGGCCAACGGCGAGAAGTTTGGTATCTGGGGTGGCATGAGCGAGCGGGAACGTCGCCGCATCCGTCGCCAGCGGGCCCTCGAACGGCAGGCTGCCGCCCGGACCGCTGAGGCCGTCTGA
- a CDS encoding twin-arginine translocase TatA/TatE family subunit encodes MNMLAFLGTQELIIVAIIALVLFGGNQIPKLARNLGKAQKELQRGLAEGQAEADKQSEAQPEKDQE; translated from the coding sequence ATGAACATGCTTGCATTCCTGGGGACCCAGGAACTGATCATCGTGGCGATCATCGCCCTAGTCCTATTCGGTGGGAACCAGATACCGAAGCTGGCCCGCAACCTCGGCAAGGCCCAGAAGGAGCTCCAGCGGGGGCTCGCCGAGGGTCAGGCAGAAGCCGACAAACAGTCGGAGGCCCAACCGGAGAAGGACCAGGAGTAG
- a CDS encoding WhiB family transcriptional regulator, with protein MSTQLLEFNPISPLAESPTAEGAASTWMARGACAQSNPNVFFPHDGVGVEIAKAICADCRATSPCLEYALANRIEHGVWGGCSERQRRRILRDRRAAARSTGLVAVAA; from the coding sequence ATGAGCACCCAGTTGCTGGAATTCAATCCCATCAGTCCCCTAGCCGAATCACCCACGGCAGAAGGAGCGGCGTCGACCTGGATGGCGCGCGGCGCCTGCGCCCAGAGCAACCCGAACGTTTTCTTCCCCCACGACGGTGTAGGCGTGGAGATCGCCAAGGCGATCTGCGCCGACTGCCGTGCAACCAGCCCCTGTCTGGAGTACGCGCTGGCCAATCGGATCGAGCACGGGGTCTGGGGTGGCTGCTCGGAGCGCCAGCGTCGACGCATCCTCCGGGACCGTCGGGCCGCCGCCCGTTCGACCGGTCTGGTGGCCGTGGCGGCCTGA
- a CDS encoding Na/Pi symporter, which yields MVTLLRGFLVLALLYLFLTGVELLSGGFKIMGKGFVDGLFEGVSNPLAGLFVGLLATVLVQSSSVSTSVIVGLVASGVVGPDEAVPMIMGANLGTTVTNTVASLGHVRRDQEFRRAFAAATVHDFFNILAVAIFLPIELATGYLSETAEWITERVLGSSGAAFDSPLKAAVKKPASLVKDVLDDLGAHGNWKGGLMIVVGLACIFVALGYITKNMRLLVADRVEAAINRALGAGSGIVAIVLGMVITIAVQSSSITTSVLVPLAASGVLTLENIYPVTLGANVGTTVTALLASLATGNPAAVTVALVHTLFNLSGSLLVAPIRVLRNLPLRLATGMSDIAAERRSTAIGYALGMFVVVPLLGVLLLR from the coding sequence ATGGTGACCCTCTTGCGGGGCTTCCTCGTCCTGGCGCTGCTGTACCTTTTCCTGACCGGGGTCGAGCTGCTCAGTGGCGGCTTCAAGATCATGGGCAAGGGCTTTGTGGACGGCCTGTTCGAGGGGGTGTCCAATCCCCTCGCCGGCCTCTTCGTCGGTCTGCTGGCTACTGTCCTAGTCCAGTCGTCATCGGTGTCGACGTCGGTGATCGTTGGGTTGGTGGCGTCTGGGGTGGTAGGCCCCGACGAGGCCGTGCCGATGATCATGGGTGCCAATCTGGGGACCACGGTTACCAACACGGTGGCCTCGCTCGGCCATGTCCGGCGCGACCAGGAGTTCCGGCGGGCCTTCGCGGCGGCCACCGTGCACGACTTCTTCAACATCCTCGCGGTGGCCATCTTCCTGCCCATCGAGCTGGCCACCGGCTACCTGTCCGAGACAGCGGAATGGATCACCGAGCGTGTGCTGGGCAGTTCCGGGGCGGCTTTCGACAGCCCGCTGAAGGCTGCGGTCAAGAAGCCGGCCAGCCTGGTCAAGGACGTCCTCGACGACCTGGGTGCCCACGGAAACTGGAAGGGCGGGCTGATGATCGTCGTCGGTCTGGCCTGCATCTTCGTGGCGCTGGGCTACATCACAAAGAACATGCGGCTGCTGGTGGCCGACCGAGTGGAGGCGGCCATCAACCGGGCTCTCGGGGCCGGTTCGGGAATCGTGGCCATCGTCCTGGGCATGGTCATCACCATTGCTGTGCAGTCGTCGTCCATCACGACCTCGGTGCTGGTGCCACTCGCCGCGTCGGGCGTTCTGACGTTGGAGAACATCTATCCGGTAACCCTGGGAGCCAACGTCGGCACCACGGTGACAGCGTTGCTGGCCTCGCTGGCCACTGGAAACCCTGCCGCGGTCACCGTGGCCCTCGTGCACACCCTGTTCAACCTCAGCGGGAGCCTGCTCGTCGCCCCGATCCGTGTCCTACGGAACCTGCCGTTGCGTCTAGCCACCGGTATGTCCGACATCGCCGCGGAGCGAAGAAGCACGGCCATTGGCTACGCCCTAGGCATGTTCGTGGTCGTCCCCCTTCTCGGCGTTCTTCTCCTCCGATGA
- a CDS encoding PhoU domain-containing protein, which yields MVMSFFRRPDDSGIDHIEAQVQRMVNDARHTFDLAMNAITGGSVSSVADEVRRTDRQINITEMEIRRELVVHFSVHAGADATEMLVFMNMIKDLERIGDYNKNVFDLAEEGVSFADDADLGLILGFRDEISSRIALMGEILTVRDEERARAFIAQGDEMRRKFDALVTDLVHATDPASHAVPRALLFRFLKRITAHSVNVVTAVVMPVDRLDYHDESDDTRV from the coding sequence ATGGTCATGAGCTTCTTCCGCCGCCCCGATGACAGCGGTATCGACCACATCGAGGCCCAGGTCCAGCGGATGGTGAACGACGCCCGACATACGTTCGACCTGGCCATGAACGCCATCACCGGAGGGTCGGTGTCCTCAGTGGCTGACGAGGTCCGGCGGACCGATCGCCAGATCAACATCACGGAGATGGAGATCCGCCGTGAGTTGGTTGTCCACTTTTCGGTCCATGCCGGCGCCGATGCCACCGAGATGCTCGTGTTCATGAACATGATCAAGGATCTCGAGCGGATCGGTGACTACAACAAAAACGTCTTTGACCTGGCCGAGGAGGGCGTGTCGTTCGCCGATGACGCAGACCTCGGGCTGATCCTCGGCTTCCGTGACGAGATCTCCTCTCGTATCGCTCTCATGGGCGAGATCTTGACCGTTCGTGACGAGGAGCGTGCCCGGGCGTTCATTGCCCAGGGGGACGAGATGCGTCGCAAGTTTGACGCTCTGGTGACCGACCTGGTGCACGCCACCGACCCGGCGTCACATGCCGTGCCACGTGCACTGTTGTTCCGGTTCCTGAAGCGGATCACCGCTCACAGCGTGAACGTGGTGACCGCGGTGGTCATGCCAGTGGATCGCCTCGACTACCACGACGAGTCCGACGACACCCGGGTCTGA
- a CDS encoding 5'/3'-nucleotidase SurE, with translation MRVLVTNDDGISSPGLHALAATVADAGHEPVVAAPSTDWSGASACLGPLDDPDRVSVRRVEVPGVAGPTGGPLIGYSVGAPPALISMLADLGGFGPPPGLVVAGINRGPNTGRSTLFSGTIGAVLAGERFGLSGMAVSADVTVTGETGATGAPGDVHWETAARVARVVLPWLVDAPARTVLNVNTPDIPLADLRGVRFAELAPVGGVRTVITGRDSTGLDLDLVANEELMPDDSDTALIRAGWAAVTPITPASAFGLDLPLAEWERDIGGEDRPR, from the coding sequence GTGCGTGTACTGGTCACCAACGACGACGGCATCTCCTCACCGGGCCTGCACGCGCTCGCCGCGACGGTGGCCGATGCTGGCCACGAACCGGTGGTCGCGGCCCCGTCCACCGACTGGAGCGGTGCCTCGGCCTGCCTGGGCCCACTCGATGATCCCGATCGCGTCTCGGTTCGGCGGGTGGAGGTGCCCGGTGTGGCTGGTCCGACTGGCGGCCCGTTGATCGGTTACTCGGTCGGCGCCCCGCCGGCCCTGATCTCGATGTTGGCCGATCTAGGTGGCTTTGGTCCGCCGCCCGGGCTGGTAGTGGCCGGCATCAACCGTGGGCCGAACACCGGCCGGTCCACCCTTTTCTCAGGGACAATCGGTGCCGTGCTAGCCGGTGAACGTTTTGGCCTATCCGGTATGGCGGTAAGCGCAGATGTCACGGTCACCGGTGAGACGGGGGCGACGGGGGCACCTGGCGACGTCCACTGGGAGACCGCCGCCCGGGTGGCCCGGGTGGTCCTGCCGTGGCTAGTTGATGCACCGGCCCGGACCGTGCTCAACGTGAACACCCCGGACATTCCGTTGGCTGACCTCCGGGGGGTCCGATTTGCCGAACTCGCCCCCGTCGGTGGCGTACGGACGGTGATCACCGGCCGTGACAGTACGGGGCTGGACCTCGATCTGGTGGCCAACGAGGAACTGATGCCAGACGACAGCGACACCGCGCTGATCCGTGCGGGTTGGGCCGCCGTCACGCCGATCACCCCGGCGTCCGCGTTCGGTCTGGACCTGCCTCTCGCCGAGTGGGAGCGAGACATCGGCGGTGAGGATAGGCCGCGATGA
- a CDS encoding MFS transporter, producing MSPFTRFGRTHGLGAMSDAMLAVALAGSIFFSIDPDAARWRVALYLLLTIAPFAVVTPLLGPLVDRVKGGRRGMIITSILARMLIAWQMIEHIDGLLLFPLAFGLLVMQKTYSIAKSAVVPSLVRNDIELVEANAKLAMLSAVCSMVGAGIGGIALLFSSSSPAVVAVIGYGLTMVAAVQVPKVLVADAPVSAGERAVLRQRGILTASLAIGLLRAVVGFTSFLLAFEFRGGGGGVSIESVGRPAGAGSGLVRGESVLAAAPAPAWHFGLVLASVGLGAFAAAQFSPVLRTRLLEERIIRGVLFVGVTLSGLAVWLGGLWGAVLVGGTVAMCSGTAKLAFDSLVQRDAPGTNHGRSFAKFEGRFQLAWAVGAFLAVFLPLSIEVGYLFIAALFAAALTWFGLATPPIPRIETPDEPDRPDGQFGFWRRGDPGGG from the coding sequence GTGAGTCCGTTCACCCGATTCGGCCGTACCCACGGCCTGGGCGCCATGTCCGACGCCATGCTGGCCGTGGCCCTCGCCGGTTCGATCTTCTTCTCCATCGACCCCGATGCGGCCCGGTGGCGGGTCGCCCTCTACCTGCTGTTGACCATCGCACCGTTCGCTGTGGTCACCCCACTCCTGGGCCCGTTGGTCGATCGGGTGAAGGGTGGTCGTCGGGGCATGATCATTACGTCGATCTTGGCCCGGATGCTGATCGCCTGGCAGATGATCGAACACATCGATGGGCTGTTGTTGTTTCCGTTGGCTTTCGGCCTGCTGGTGATGCAGAAGACGTACTCAATCGCGAAGAGCGCGGTGGTGCCGTCGCTGGTCCGCAACGACATCGAGTTGGTCGAGGCCAACGCCAAACTGGCCATGTTGAGCGCGGTCTGTTCGATGGTGGGCGCAGGAATCGGAGGCATCGCCCTGCTGTTCAGCTCGTCGTCGCCGGCCGTGGTGGCGGTTATCGGCTACGGCCTGACAATGGTGGCCGCCGTCCAGGTGCCCAAGGTGCTGGTGGCCGACGCGCCGGTGTCGGCCGGCGAACGAGCCGTGCTTCGCCAGCGCGGGATCCTCACAGCGTCGTTGGCCATAGGGCTACTACGGGCCGTGGTCGGCTTCACATCGTTCTTGCTGGCTTTCGAGTTCCGAGGTGGTGGTGGCGGTGTGTCGATCGAGTCGGTCGGCCGACCGGCTGGTGCGGGTTCGGGGTTGGTCCGAGGTGAGTCCGTGCTGGCTGCCGCACCCGCACCGGCTTGGCACTTTGGCCTGGTACTCGCCTCGGTCGGGCTGGGAGCCTTCGCCGCCGCCCAGTTCTCACCGGTCCTGCGAACTCGCCTTCTGGAAGAACGGATCATTCGCGGTGTGCTCTTCGTTGGGGTGACGTTGTCGGGACTGGCCGTGTGGTTGGGAGGGCTCTGGGGGGCCGTCCTAGTCGGCGGCACGGTGGCCATGTGCAGTGGGACGGCCAAGTTGGCCTTCGACTCGTTGGTCCAGCGGGATGCGCCTGGCACCAACCACGGTCGGTCGTTTGCCAAGTTCGAGGGTCGTTTCCAGCTGGCATGGGCCGTCGGGGCGTTCCTCGCGGTGTTCCTTCCGCTGTCGATCGAGGTCGGTTACCTATTCATTGCGGCGTTGTTCGCTGCGGCGCTCACTTGGTTCGGTTTGGCAACACCGCCGATTCCACGCATCGAGACCCCGGACGAACCGGACCGGCCCGATGGTCAGTTCGGCTTCTGGCGGCGCGGCGACCCCGGCGGGGGCTGA
- a CDS encoding zinc-dependent metalloprotease, with protein MSPEDPPEDPFAAFTQAFGSMFPGMDAGMPSGTGLPGMGQAGADPARQIAMAIASEGASEPNVDPMVRMEYESLLRVAELQVASCTGLTVARSGALSIRPVTRTVWASSSVDAYRPYLSKMAQLPTDLAGDLGVGSGLEIDGEPIDPDDPRGEQTLQWLSGLMAAMAPMMAGMTTGTMVGRLALRSLGTYDLPIPRPTGGSDADTLLIVSPNVEAFSADWSLPADDLRLWICLHEVAHHAVLGVPHVRHAIGDLLARHAGAFRTDPAELSDRLELGLEDLPGLNPTNPDPAAGADALARLQDALDPEAVLGAVRSPEQEVLLPHLEALVAVTVGVVDHVMDTVGTGLIGSYGQVTEALRRRRVTTSDADRFVERILGLNLTQEQVDRGSAFVTGVVERAGEDGLALLWTEARNLPTPSEVDAPGLWLARLELPDPPSDD; from the coding sequence GTGAGCCCCGAGGATCCACCAGAGGACCCGTTCGCCGCCTTCACCCAGGCGTTCGGCAGCATGTTTCCCGGAATGGATGCGGGGATGCCTTCAGGTACCGGCCTTCCCGGAATGGGCCAGGCCGGCGCCGATCCGGCCCGCCAGATCGCCATGGCCATCGCGTCAGAAGGGGCCAGCGAGCCGAACGTCGACCCGATGGTCCGCATGGAGTACGAGTCCCTACTGCGGGTCGCTGAACTCCAGGTCGCGTCCTGCACCGGCCTCACCGTGGCCCGCTCGGGCGCACTGTCGATCCGACCGGTGACTCGAACCGTCTGGGCATCATCGTCGGTCGACGCCTACCGGCCGTACCTATCCAAGATGGCCCAGTTGCCGACCGATCTGGCTGGTGATCTCGGCGTCGGTTCGGGTCTTGAGATAGACGGTGAGCCGATCGACCCCGATGATCCCCGCGGCGAGCAGACCCTCCAGTGGCTATCGGGCCTCATGGCAGCCATGGCACCAATGATGGCCGGGATGACCACCGGCACGATGGTCGGTCGCCTCGCCCTCCGCAGTCTCGGTACCTACGACCTCCCCATCCCCCGTCCGACCGGCGGATCCGACGCCGACACCCTGCTCATCGTGTCCCCCAACGTCGAGGCGTTCAGCGCCGACTGGAGCCTTCCCGCGGACGACCTTCGGCTTTGGATCTGTCTCCATGAGGTCGCCCATCATGCGGTGCTCGGCGTTCCCCACGTCCGTCACGCCATCGGCGACCTCTTGGCCCGTCACGCCGGGGCGTTCCGAACTGACCCCGCCGAGCTAAGCGACCGACTGGAGCTGGGCCTCGAAGATCTCCCGGGCCTCAACCCTACGAATCCCGATCCGGCTGCCGGAGCCGACGCACTGGCCCGTCTCCAGGATGCGCTGGACCCCGAAGCCGTACTGGGCGCCGTGCGATCTCCTGAACAAGAAGTGCTGCTGCCCCACCTTGAGGCCCTGGTGGCTGTGACGGTCGGAGTAGTCGACCATGTAATGGACACTGTGGGCACCGGACTCATCGGCTCGTACGGCCAGGTGACCGAGGCGCTGCGCCGCCGCCGAGTGACCACGTCCGACGCCGACCGTTTCGTAGAGCGCATCCTCGGCCTGAACCTCACCCAGGAACAGGTCGACCGTGGGTCCGCCTTCGTGACCGGTGTCGTGGAGCGGGCGGGCGAAGATGGACTGGCCCTGCTCTGGACCGAGGCCCGCAACCTCCCCACCCCCTCAGAGGTGGACGCCCCTGGGCTATGGCTGGCCCGCCTTGAACTTCCCGATCCGCCGTCGGACGACTGA
- a CDS encoding NAD-dependent epimerase/dehydratase family protein, which translates to MSRVVVTGSTGAVGRQLCVGLAAAGHEVIGLDRRSSTAPAPEIELRTVDLAVTDLRSQLADVEVVVHLAAGVTAGDQDTDEGRDRLAVVERLLAAASDAGVTHLVVRSSAMVYGAWPDNPVPLTEDAPVRPCPDFAFAVHRARMEELAGAWAAESDDRALTVLRAAVTVAEERPGGLATVVGAAASIRSDEGEPLGQFLHSDDLASAAVCAVQARYNGPLNVAPDGWIGVEVMAELGGPGPRLRLPGPVAALVTRALWKAGLSPAPPGVFPYSVHPWVVANDRLRNLGWVPTHSNEEAYVAGHEPGLLDRMDAQARQQVSLAVAGVLVLILGRLIVRLIRRPRGSGRAPYDATDGR; encoded by the coding sequence ATGAGCCGGGTCGTGGTCACCGGATCGACCGGTGCGGTCGGACGGCAGCTCTGTGTAGGCCTGGCCGCGGCCGGGCACGAGGTCATCGGCTTGGATCGACGGTCGAGCACTGCGCCAGCGCCCGAAATAGAACTACGTACGGTCGACCTGGCGGTCACTGACCTGCGTTCACAGTTGGCCGACGTCGAGGTAGTGGTTCACCTGGCGGCCGGGGTGACTGCTGGTGATCAGGACACCGACGAGGGCCGCGACCGCCTGGCGGTCGTGGAACGGTTACTGGCTGCGGCGTCCGATGCCGGGGTGACTCATCTTGTCGTCCGCTCTTCGGCCATGGTCTACGGAGCGTGGCCCGACAACCCGGTGCCGCTGACCGAGGACGCTCCGGTACGACCGTGCCCGGATTTTGCCTTCGCCGTGCATAGGGCCCGGATGGAGGAGCTGGCCGGAGCGTGGGCCGCCGAGTCAGACGACCGTGCGTTGACCGTGCTGCGTGCAGCGGTGACTGTCGCCGAGGAGCGTCCGGGCGGCCTGGCCACCGTCGTCGGCGCCGCGGCATCCATCCGTAGCGACGAGGGCGAGCCGTTGGGGCAGTTTCTGCATTCCGACGACCTAGCGTCCGCCGCGGTGTGTGCCGTGCAGGCCCGTTACAACGGACCGTTGAACGTGGCGCCCGACGGATGGATCGGCGTGGAGGTCATGGCCGAGCTTGGTGGTCCCGGTCCCCGGCTACGTCTGCCCGGTCCGGTAGCTGCCCTGGTGACCCGGGCTTTATGGAAGGCCGGGTTGTCTCCGGCCCCCCCGGGGGTGTTCCCCTACTCGGTTCACCCGTGGGTGGTGGCCAACGACCGTCTCCGGAATCTCGGCTGGGTACCCACCCATTCCAACGAGGAGGCCTACGTGGCCGGCCACGAACCGGGCCTGCTGGACCGCATGGACGCCCAGGCTCGCCAGCAGGTCTCACTGGCCGTAGCTGGGGTTCTGGTGCTCATCCTGGGCCGGTTAATAGTGCGTCTGATCCGCCGCCCCCGGGGGTCGGGTCGGGCACCCTACGATGCGACCGATGGCCGGTGA
- a CDS encoding molybdenum cofactor biosynthesis protein MoaE has protein sequence MAGETPSDGRPSGAGPGVVPDLVDGPDDETWVALTDGPLPVDEVTGWIGRHDCGAVVVFRGDARDHAEGRPEVTALEYEAYESQVVPRLGRLAGEARNRWPDLGRIALIHRTGPLAIGETAVVVAVSSPHRDTAFDAGRWCIDTLKETVPIWKSEAWAGGEHWGVDAQHVIEVPGSAPQDSPQEAV, from the coding sequence ATGGCCGGTGAGACCCCTTCTGATGGCCGTCCCTCTGGGGCCGGTCCGGGTGTTGTCCCCGATCTAGTGGACGGTCCGGACGACGAGACCTGGGTGGCGTTGACGGACGGCCCACTACCCGTCGACGAAGTAACCGGTTGGATCGGGCGACACGACTGTGGGGCCGTCGTGGTGTTCCGTGGTGACGCCCGGGACCATGCCGAGGGGCGCCCGGAGGTCACCGCACTGGAATACGAGGCGTACGAGTCTCAGGTGGTCCCGAGGCTAGGGCGACTGGCCGGCGAGGCTCGGAACCGATGGCCTGACCTGGGTCGCATCGCCCTGATCCACCGGACCGGACCGTTGGCCATTGGCGAGACGGCCGTGGTGGTGGCCGTGTCGTCGCCTCACCGGGACACCGCGTTCGACGCCGGCCGGTGGTGCATCGACACGCTCAAGGAAACTGTGCCGATCTGGAAGAGCGAGGCGTGGGCCGGTGGCGAGCACTGGGGTGTGGATGCCCAGCACGTGATCGAGGTGCCAGGCTCGGCGCCACAGGACAGTCCCCAGGAGGCCGTGTGA